A segment of the Triticum urartu cultivar G1812 chromosome 1, Tu2.1, whole genome shotgun sequence genome:
tgcgggttccgcccatgaacctatgcataggggttggcacacgttttcgtcgtgattctctggtagaaactttggggcactctttgaggttctatgtgttggttgaatagatgaatctgagattgtgtcatgcatatcgtataatcatacccacggatacttgaggtgacattggagtgtctaggtgacattagggttttggttgatttgtgtcttaaggtgttattctagtacgaactctagggatgtttgtgacacttataggaatagcccaacggattgattggaaagaataaatttgaggtggtttcgtaccctaccataatctctttatttgttctccgctattagtgactttggagtgactctttgttgcatgttgagggatagttatgtgatccaattatgttattattgttgagagaacttgcactagtgaaagtatgaaccctaggccttgtttcaatgcattgcaataccgtttacgctcacttttatcattagttaccttgctgtttttatattttcagattacaaatacctttatctaccatccatataccacttgtatcaccatctcttcgccgaactagtgcacctatacaatttaccattgtattgggtgtgttggggacacaagagactctttgttatttgattgcagggttgtttgagacagaccatcttcatcctacgcctcctacaaattgataaaccttaggtcatccacttgagagaaatttgctactgtcctacaaacctctgcacttggaggcccaacaacgtctacaagaagaaggttgtgtagtagacatcactcatGAATCCCCAAGACTATTATCCATGTTACCCTACTAAACCTTACCGTCACCAGTGTTTGGTATAACACTTGACGGTCCCCTTACTCCTAGCCTCACCGGTGCTCGATCTCCATGATCTTGGGCACCTGCATGGATGAAGGTCGCGGACAAGACAAGAAATACTTCACAAAACAATTTTATTTCACACATACCAGACATTGTGTCAAAGACTTCCATTGATCCCTTCACCAAATACCTGGGGTTGCAAGGCTCATGCCTCACCCCATACGTTACTGAACTACTGACACATGGATATCAGATCGCAAAAAGAAAACATTGAAGAACACATCTTGGAATTGATTGATTGCAATATGTCTTACAATGAATGCCTTGTGCGATTCACAATTACAAGTATGAACTAGATGAGAGAGGACTATGGTCGTGGAGATGGCTATGAAGGTGAAAATGGTTGCGGCTAGGGTTTGtggatgaagatgatgatggacaGGTTCTGGTTGTGCTCGACGCTCCTCCTTCTCTTGTTATGTTGAAATTTCGACAAGGTTCCCTTAATAAAAGTTGTTCAGGTGGACGACATACCTCGGTTTCCATGCCAAACGACCGCTCATGCGAGCATGCGCGGTCGCATGGAACACCGTCTTTTGGCCCCTGGTGGCTTTCTGACGCCTCCTGGTGActtttttcttctccattttCCTTCATTTCCTTTCTCCCACGTGATCTCTTTCCTTTTTAGCCCATTTCCGGTGGGAAAAATATCAAAGAGAGGATTTGAGGAATCCTTTGCATTCTTTAGTCATTAGCACCAATATCGGAGTGAATATCTTTAATGAAATATCTCGGTTTAAACAAAGTTgaaatgagtgtaaaaatatcaCTCATCTGGCGCCGTCTGTACTGTGGGCGCGCCCATCTGGTGGCATCCGTCACGGCCTCGCCGACCGCCCCGTCCGCCATGCCTGCCACGGCCATCGCCACCATCGGGCCCACCGGCGGCCAGACGCTTCTTCAGCTTCTCCTTTGCGGCCTTCGCTTTGACGTGATGATTTAGCCGTGTATTCGAGCTGATCTTCCGGACGAGTGTGATGCTCGGATCCTCCGGCACCTCCGCCGGCTCCATCTCCGACGGGTTCTCTTCGACGGTCCCATGCGTCGGCGGCGGAGGGAAGGAGAGGGTCGAAGAAAAGAGCGGGAATTGGACAAAGAGCGGCGGGGAGTAGAAGAAAATAGTTGGGGATTTTGGCGCGGAAATAGTGCGGGATGCTACAAAGAAATGGATGGGCCGGGGGAGGGGGGTGGCGAAGAGTGACGTTTCACGTGTCCGGACTCCTAAATCTCCCCCACATCTGTCTCTGGTTTGCGGGAGAAATCGTGTCCGCAGACCGATACGGGTTGGCGTTGGATGGCTTCCGCGATCCAGACAGCACGGTCCAGACGATCGCGAAAGATTTATGGGTCGGCGTTGGAGATGTCATAACGTCATATCCAAATCCTCTATATCTAAATAGTTAGCCCCCACTAACTTTTTTTCTTAACGCAAGCATGTCATATCATCGCATAACATACATGAGAAAAGGTCCACCTCCACTATCATATGTCTCTCAACATGAAAGCATGCCACTTCATCATGACATGCATGAAAAAGACCCATCTCAACATGCAAGCAGAAATGAGAATTTCATTCTATTATGCTACATATATTTAATAAAAAATTACAACTACATAGTAATCAAACATAATAAATTATCTATATTTTTAGTTTTGATCTTTTATATTattacttcaaaaattcatatttCATACACTGAATCACATTGAAATATATTACAAAATGTTCTTGCGACAGCATGTAGGGTATCATCTAGTTACGTGGACCTGCCTGGCAAGGTCACGTCCTTCACTGACGGTCGAGTAGCTCGCCCCACGTCGAATTTTATGCGGCCTTGTGTCGGAGAGGTCCGACATGAACGTGGCACGTCGCCTCTTGCAGATCTGATCGGCGCTGCAAAATCTGCAGGCGGCACTATATAATTCGTACAGAGAAATTCAGATCTTTGCCAGGAGCTTACAGTACCTTTGACGTCGAAATCTTACATGGCTACATAAGTAATTCTCGAAAAGAATTATTTACCCTCTGATTCGTGCCATCATGCATGAATCTTGGGCATCCTATGATGTGCTGAATTTTTTATACTGTATTCTCTGCTTCGTCATTGACTCAGCTTGCATGCATGCACCAGCTTAATTGTTAATCACTCGAAATAAACAAGGAGGAAGGAATCATACACTACTAGAGCCGAGCCAAGGATCCAATGAGCAGCGGCGCACAGCTACGTAGAGTACTTAACTTGGATCCGAGGGCGCAGGGGCTCTGAGTACTGCCATCAGCATACACAAATAAGAGTGCATCAAGGGCCAAGAAAGGCTTGAATGAATCACTTCAGGGAGAATAATGTACGTTCCACCTGGCCAATAATCGGGTCCAGAAATAATGGTCGACCTCGCATCGCATGACATCCCATTCCCCGGCCACAGTATCATTCCGCAATCTCTTCACGTATATTTTATGTGAGAACCTCCAAATGAAGGAGCCAGTAGCTCCTCCCATCTGCTAAAGCTAAACGGGGCAATGATTGTTACAGGCACAAAGGAAAGGCTGGAATTCAAGACTTTGCGCGATCATCTCATCCCTGATTGCGACGGGCGGCAACAGACAGTGTGATTAACCTAGCTACTAAGGGGTTTGGAACTTGGAATAAAGCCATGCACTCAGCACCAACAATCATGctgagctagctagctagctagctgttCCGAGCTGCCGGATATTTCCGCCGTTCTCGCCTGTGCATTTTCTTCTCCGTGGGAAGAGTTCCAACCCGGCGCACCAGCGTGCATTTAGATAAGCTGTTAGTGGTAATCGCTGGTACTGACGAGCACCAACCTTAACAGCACATGACAGCCTCTCTTCGTTCGTTCATGTGAGTGTGCGTCTATCAAGAGACGGAATAAATTGTGACCTCCACTACAACTTGAAAACCGGCTGAATTATGTCGGCCCCCATGACACATGGGTGTGCCTCCGACGCATGCTGGCGTGTCTACGTGGTGTGCCGGCCATGAGCGCGGCAGCGACCGATCGAACCACATGATTCGTATCAGCACCACTGGATGGATTCCATGGGTTTTTCCTCGCCCAGCCTGCGCGCCGCCGGCAATTACGCTCGGTCTGTCGCTGTCCCGGACCAGCGGCAGTACATGAGAACAAATGGTTTTGTCTTCTGTTGTATAACTGGCTATTTGACATTTTGGACTACATAAATCAAGTGTATGTGGGGATGCAAAAATTCGGGTGAAAATTACTGTTGGCATGACGATTTTCACCGTCAAATCGTGACCGAAGATAACACAAGGAAAAGAGTATGGTTTGTTTCCACTCCCATCCTCTCCCGTCCTCTATCCTTGTGTGATTATGTGGAAATGTGGAATCAGTTCATTATCTTTTCTTTGGTGGTGGCCTAGCGTGTCATTGGCGCTTTACTGGGTTCCTCTCGTGTATCTAACCCCTTTTAACAACCCTTCAAAAAAGAAACCTTTTAACAATTTTTTTGCTTGTATGCATATAATGGTCATTTATGAGATGAGCATGGAAACTCTTTTGAAGATCCAATAGCATGCGGAAGGGAAACTATCCGGCTTGCCTGCTCTCTCTCCATGCTCTCATCCGTGCTCCCACTTCATCCTACGGTTGTCTTTTTTCCTTTTCcctttctaatctaatcatccCCCCTCTGAAACGGGGTGGGGCCGAATcttattttgttccaatcaaatcaagccacgcacgcgggagcacggatgggcacacgcgtggggagcaggcaagtctcgtccgAAGGGAAACCCTCATAAGAAGGTCTTACTTTTGTTTTTACTTTTGTTCGAAGGGACTTTGAGATTTTTCAGGAATTGCTATATATGTGTGGTGCTAATACGTGGTTTGATCCAGTGgtgcatttttcaaaatatgTGTTGCATTCGTATCAGCGCCAGTTTTGCAACTTCATAAAAATGCACTGCACGCCACTCCGCTCCGGCCGCTCCAGGAGCAGAGCCGAGGAGCAGAGGGCTGCCGAACACGGCCTTAGTATCAGTAATACCATATCATGTACCTTAAACTATCAACCAGACACAAATTCTGATTGGGATGTGTTCAAATTTCAAATGATTCTTACCACATTCCACACCAGTGGAACTAACAATGGTTTTTGTATGCCCTTGCACCCGCATCAAGGGGGCGTGTTTTTTTCTCCTTGTCCTGTTTATTTATGTTTGAGTTTCTTTTTCCCCTTTTCTATTTTCATTTTTGGTGCCGCTTTTATACTCATATTTTTAATTAAGATTTTATTTCCTAAACTTTCCATTCTCTTTGTTCCCATTTCTTTGCTTTTTATGTATTTCATTGAAGCATACATATTTTGTGTTATTTTTACCACAAATATACAAGATATATGTTTTGTTGGCCGATTGATATATCTCTTGTTATATTATTTTCATTGTTTTAATGAGAAGCAAAACGTTTACCAATAATAAGTCTGCCATGTTTAGCTGAGTAAAGTGAACATTTTTACATGCTAATATTTTAATTCGTATGAACATTTTCATGTGCGTTAGAATACATATTCCTTGGATGAAAGGCGACCTTCAGCCTCCCTCCAAGAGACATATAGATGCACCCTCAGTTTTGGCGCTAAAGGCACCGAATAGGAACTCTGGCTCAACCAGTCACCCCCATCTCAAGGCCAAATAGACTGGACCCATCGACGTGAAAGGGGTGCGTGAAGCTGGCGGGGTGCAAATGCTACCAAGGGCAAATGCGGTTTGTCTAAAACTTTTAGGTGAGAAACGAACAATTTAAGAGGCACAACTTTGGACCCAAAAATCAAATCAGGTAGTGATAGAGCTAGAATAAATAGACCGTAAGAGTTACAATGCTCATTTTCTGACATAGAAGAGAAGATTTTTTTTTCCTGAAGTAACTCCAAAGGGAAGAAGTAGAAACTACACTACCCAAAAAGACAAATTGTTATGTGAAGCTGGGAAGGAAATTATTTTTGATCCCGTCGTCGGTGTTGAGCAACCAATGCCAAAATTGCTCAAGAACTATACAAGGGGCGAGGAGGGGAAAAGGACACGAAAAAGAAGGCAAACCATTCACTTTGCAACATTGTAATTTAGAGCTTGAAGTGAGGAGAACTGGAAGAACCATGAGTACAACAAAATTTGTCACAGGGAAGAGCTCAGGTGGAGATGCAACAcaagttggtgatgatgatgatgcattAAGTGCCGATGAAGGAAAAATAAACTCCCTTCCCAGCTTAGTTGCTCCTAAGAAGAGGACTGGTGGAAGAGAGAATGACAAGGAGAACTTTAACAAGGGATGATACAAATGTCAAGGAATCATTTGAATCCATCGTGATAATATGAGAAGAGATGTCAAAAAAGGAAGAACACAAAGGCCCAAGAACAAAGGAGAGGAGAAAGAATATCGAGGAGAGGAGGGCGATAGCCAAGGAGAAGATGACTGAGGTGGAGGAGAGTAAGCAAGTGATGGAAAAAAGAATCAAGAGCATGGAAAATGGGCAAAAACTCATGAAGATGGACATGGCAAACTTGATGTGAAGGCAGGAACATACATTGAGATGTGTCGCGTTCAAGTATTAGCGGCAAGGTCTATGTGAGACTAAATGATGGGAGGGTTTTATATGGGAGGATTCATGGGCTGcattagggggggggggggatggatGATGCCATGGGAGCCATGGGTGGTGCCATGGGAGCCGTGGGGTGATAGTGTGAATGATGTCATGGATGGCAATGAAAGCAGTGGTGCCAATGGAGCGAAAGCAAGCCATGAAGAGGCAGCAAACGACAAAGAGGAAGTATGCACTTACGTTTGAGTTTGTCATGCACAATGCTaatagtttgaatttgaatttaattACTGGATTTGAACTTGAAATTTTGTATGTTCTTTGATTATGTGTGTTGTTATTTTGTAAAGCTTAATCATATAACGTTTTGTTTCAATATGTATGAAACTGCGGAGAGGAAAACGACAGCCGAGGAGAGGAGGGCGAGATTTTTTGGGCACCACCTTACATCATTTGCTAAAGCAACAAATCGTCGGGTGATGAATTGTTGTCTCTATTCTATCCTATATTGTTTTTTTTTCATCACCAATTATTTTATcaccgttggagatgctcttagggGAGCGCACTTATGTCCCGCTCATAGTGAGACGTAGGGCAAGCTCGCCTGGGCGAGCGTGAGACTAGGCCGACCAAGTAGATAGGAGGCCACATGCCACAACCTCAattttgtttttctattttcaCATTTTTTATGTGTTCTGCTTTTTTTCTACTTTTGTTTATATGTACATATATTCTAAACGTAACAAACATATTAATCAAACATTCAAAAAGTGTTAAATATTTATAGAAAAAATGTTTCTCCTTTATACGAAAAATGTGTAGAAAAAATATAAAATGTATATGAAAGAGTTGATCATGTATTTACAAATGTTAAGCAAACATTTGGAAAATTTCaatcaagtatttgaaaaatattaatcaaATGTTAAAAAATGTTAAATTTGTATAGAAATAATGTATCTCATGTATacgcaatatatatatatatataatatacaATGCGTATGAAAAATGTTGATCACATATTTAAGAAATAttaaacatgtataaaaaaatGTTCCCAATGTATATGAAAAAGTACAATGTACATTAAATTAAATTAGCATCAAAACAACATATTTTAGTTCTCTATTTAATAAATGTTAAACATGTACATAAAAATGTTCCTGATGTATATGGAAAATATACATTGTGTTTTAGAAAGTGTTTATTGCCATTAAAAATGTTCAACgtcatttgaaaaatgttcaaaaCATGTATTTAAGAAAATGTACATCATGTACTGAAAAATGTTCAATTTGTATCAAAAAAAATGTTTCATGTGTACAACAAAAATATTACGTACTAAAAGAAGTAGACATGTTTtgaaaaatgaaataaaatagaTGAAAACCGacaaagaaacaaaagaaaaccTAACAAATGAAGAAACAAAGAAAATCAAAGTAAAACAAAGGAAATAAATATAAATACCGAATAAAACCAATGGAGAAGAGTGGGAACAATGGAACCCATGTAAGAAACAAAGATAAAAAACATAGAAAACCATTAAGAACTGAAACGAAAGAAAGAAAGCCGAGAAAAAGTAGAAAATCGATGCAAAACAGTTGAAAGCAGAGAAAATGATGAAAAGAGGAAAAAACAGCCGAAAATCCAGAAAACGTAGGAAAATTACTGAAAATAAATcaaagaaaatagaaaaaggaACAAAGGAAGACAAAAACGAAGAAAGCCACAGCGAACACCAAAAAGTCACTTTGGAGGACGACCTCTAGTGAGCCCCATATTTTGAATGGAGCTAGTTTGATACTggaaaaaattctgaaaaaaataaACATAATCATATGGATGCATATTACACACATGAAAAGTTTGTGCTGAAATAAGTAACCATGAAATTGCACAAAAATGACAAAATTGGGATTTCAGGAAGATGAACAGTGCATGTATTGTTCGTCATTCAGAAAtcatcattttttttcttttttgtataGCTCATGTTCACTTTATTTCGTAACCAAACTTGACACATGTGTAATATACATCCATATGATCATGTAGATTTTtttatgaacatttttgaaatttTAAATGTGATTATTTAACTATTTAAAATAAAGTCCTCTAATGCACCTCGGCCGCAAAAATCCATTCTCCAGCGAATGCAGCCAACCAAGGAGGTAGCGAGCGTGGACGAAAAAAAAGGCTAAAAGTGTACGTCCACGAAAAAGCTTCAGGCGAGACGAGAGCCACTTTCACATTAAGCGAGATATAGCTCTCATGCTTTGATGGTGCCTATCCTGGACTCCACTGGACCAGTGCTTGCACTGTTAATGGGCTCAGCGTAGTACTGGCCATGGGAAGCCCGTCCCGGCCGGCCTGACGTTGCTCTCAGGCCGGACTTAGGTCTAGATTTTGAGCCCGATGGCTGGGCCAGGCCAGGCCTGTCGTTTTTGTGCTTTTCTGAAGGGGCCTGGCCTGAGGCCTGGCGGGCTTTTACGTGTTCGGGCTGGGCTTGAGCCCAAAAAACAGGGCTGGTGGCCCGGCTGGGCCAGGCACGGGCCTAGGTTTTTTGCCTCGGGCTTGGCTAGGCCTGGCCCGAAGCCCGGCCCGACCCGAGGTTTGGCCAGCTATAGCTCAGCGCAATTGCTATCACAGCCAGACAAACAAAAAATACAGAGATTTCTCATAGAAAAACAGAGGGAGACAAGCGGAGCAATACTACACCTACAAGAAGTTACAATGTTTAGTAGATGTAGCATTGCTCCAGACAACGAGCAGGGCAAACGGagtcctccttcctccctctcatGTCTCTCTCTCAACTCTACCTGTATCAAGGCTTTGGGCCTGAACCCAGTAGCGGCGAGAAGTGAATCCGTAGTTGAGTGTTAACAATGTACACTTTACCTCTTCAGTCTTCACCAGTTGCAATCAACCAGAACAACGAACACAGGCACAGCAAACAGAATGTACACACGACACACGACGGCTGATCAGATCAGCTCAGATCAAGCAAGCAGGTGGTCGTGGAACCAGCTCTTCATCATCGCGAACGCGTCCTCGGCGTCGCCGTCgtcctccagcgactccggccgGTGCGCGAACCCGTGGCCCCTGCCGGCGTACACGGCCGCCTTGGCGCCCCTCGCGCTCCTCTCCAGCTCCCGCACCGTCTCCACGGGGCACAGCGGGTCGCCGTCGCCGCACACGAACAGCACCGGCGCCGCGATCCGTGCCCCGAGCGACGCGTCCATCCGGGACCCGTAGAAGCAGACGCCCGCTCTGAAGCAGGCGGCATCGGCGTCGCGCGCCAGCGTCTCCACGAGGCGGCCGCCCCCGTAGCAGAACCCGACCACGCCCAGCTTCTTGGACGGCGCGGCCGCCAGGAAGTCGTCAACCAGCCATTTCCTGCACGTGTCGATGTCGCCGGCCACCCTCTCCGGGGCCTGCCCGGCGAGCCACGCCTGGAACCCGTCCATCGGCAGGCTCTTCTTCCACGGGTTCCCGCGGAACAAGTCCGGCACCAGAACGCTGCATACATGCAAGCATCCATCGATCAAACATGAAGAGGCGACAAATGCAGAGATTGGACCGGAGAAGTGGTTGGTCGGTTTACTTGTAGCCGTGGCATGCGATGCGATAGGCGAAGTCCCGGGTGGCGGAGTCCTCGAAGCCGAAGACGTCGGAGAGGAAGAGGACGCAGGTGCCGTTGTTGTTCTTGACGGCCTCGAGGAGGTAGGCGCGGACGCTCTCGTCGTCGCCCTGCCCGATGACGACGTCCGTGCCCCTCACCAGCTCGCacgcctcgtcgtcgtccacggTGCTGCTCGCCACTTCGGCCTGGCTGCAGCGCGGCCCCTGGAGCCGGCGGCTCCCGGCATGGGTGACGACGGTGCAGTGCCATCTCTGCAAGGGAACTGGAATCGTTACGTCGTCAGAGCGCGGAGAACGCTGGCTTGAGTGCGTGCATCTCAAATTTTCCCGATATAGAAATCAATAATGCCAAACATACAAAAAGTTACACGTAATTACACGCTGATTAGGATTTTTTCCATCTATTAACCAATCATTGCTATTGTGTCCGCAATCACGGTGTCCAATTAAACACGCAGAATAAGGTACCCCGGTATCCAGATTAAGAGAATTTTATCGACCAGTCTCCAACTTTTTCGTGATCAAACCTCACAGCCAATTCAAGCCGAAATAGGGTTCGGAGCATCAAAGTGCAAGTGGATAACACAGGAACGGAATTAAGGAAACGAACACGTACTTACAGAGGACGGCGGCAAGCGTGTGGACCGCGCGCTGGTCGCCGGCGCAAGCGAGCAGCAGGCGGCGCTGCGCTCGCGCCGCGGAGGCGTGATGGGGAGAGACGGGCGCACTGCGGCTGCGGCCGCCGTGGCCGCCATGGGGTGCTGCTTTCGAGCAGCTCCGGAGGCTGGAACCGAGCGCGGGAGATAGCCTGATGTGCTTGCCAGTGCCAGCCACCACACAGGCTCTGGTGTGGATAATTTTCTTACTGACACGTGGGGTTTCCGTGTATGACGTCCAGACAAATTCGCCAAAAAAAAAAAGAATGGACAGAAGTTGCAGGTCGTGAGTCGTGACCGCGTACAGTACGGTCTTGCTGCAGCTATGGATGGATATGGTTTATCATCTCCGCGCTACACTGGCACTGTCGCCTAGCAACTTCTATCTGACGCATGCTACGTCAAGTATTCGGCTCGTCGCACAGAGGCTGGGCGGCCCATTCTTTTTCGTTTTCTTTTACCTGTTGTTTATTTAACCCTTTTCTcctgtttttttttcaaaaaagttctcattttcaatttctcttaaaatttcaaaaattgtttgaATTTCAAAACACGCTCGTATTTTTGTAAAAAGGTTGTTATTCTCGAAAATGTTTGTGCTTTCAAAATTGTTTGGAATGTCAAAAATCGTTCTAGTTTTAATACACTTTGTATTTTTCCAAAAATCTTTGTGCTTtcaaacattgtttggaatttcAAAAAAGTTTTTGTTTTAAAAATTGTTCACGAATTCAAATATATATATTTGGAATTTTTAATTTTTATTCAACAAATTTTAAATTTTgctcaaaattttcagaaaaactttggaaattcCAAATTTTCAAAAAATTGTAAATTCGGTTGGAAATTGGTAATTTTTGGAAGTGTTTTAAAATGAAATTTTAAATTCTGTTTAGAAATTGGAAAACATTTGAAATCTTTGGTTTTATTTTGAAAGTTTCAGCAAATGTTTGGAAATTTCAAATCttattcagaaatttgaaaatgtTCGCAATTTTAAAAAATAATACCGACTTGAAAATCCCCACGCAATATATTTCGTTGAAGTCATGTGCCATTATAGGGTCATGTGTAGCTAGGGTGACGGTCTCTGGAGTGCATGGCCTTGGATAACGTGCGACACGCCTACATGAACCGATGTCACATGTCCCCATCGCTAGCCTATaagactacccacagtgggagtaacatgTGTGATAACATCAGACATATCTAGAGAAAATAGATGATGTGATAAGTaattaatgaagaaagagagtcatgtggtaacatagctagttgctagtagtatgagtaacatcacacacatcaaggcaagatgagtctacaacctaataaatgaagtgttgcatgacatcacatatatgttactccccattatagaggtactccctccgttctgaattacttgtcgcaAGTATGAATGTATTTAGATGTATtctagttctagatacatccattttctacgacgagtaatttggaacagagggagtagtaacataggctagtaacatatgcatgttactagtctaagttactccccactgtAGCTAGTCTAAATAAAGCACCCCTCTTTGCACTcgtactgaaggaaatatgccctagaggcaataataaagttattatttatttccttatatcatgataaatgtttattattcatgctagaattgtattaaccggaaacataatacttgtgtgaatacatagacaaactaaa
Coding sequences within it:
- the LOC125519552 gene encoding carboxymethylenebutenolidase homolog isoform X2; translation: MAATAAAAAVRPSLPITPPRRERSAACCSLAPATSARSTRLPPSSRWHCTVVTHAGSRRLQGPRCSQAEVASSTVDDDEACELVRGTDVVIGQGDDESVRAYLLEAVKNNNGTCVLFLSDVFGFEDSATRDFAYRIACHGYNVLVPDLFRGNPWKKSLPMDGFQAWLAGQAPERVAGDIDTCRKWLVDDFLAAAPSKKLGVVGFCYGGGRLVETLARDADAACFRAGVCFYGSRMDASLGARIAAPVLFVCGDGDPLCPVETVRELERSARGAKAAVYAGRGHGFAHRPESLEDDGDAEDAFAMMKSWFHDHLLA
- the LOC125519552 gene encoding carboxymethylenebutenolidase homolog isoform X1; its protein translation is MAATAAAAAVRPSLPITPPRRERSAACCSLAPATSARSTRLPPSSVIPLQRWHCTVVTHAGSRRLQGPRCSQAEVASSTVDDDEACELVRGTDVVIGQGDDESVRAYLLEAVKNNNGTCVLFLSDVFGFEDSATRDFAYRIACHGYNVLVPDLFRGNPWKKSLPMDGFQAWLAGQAPERVAGDIDTCRKWLVDDFLAAAPSKKLGVVGFCYGGGRLVETLARDADAACFRAGVCFYGSRMDASLGARIAAPVLFVCGDGDPLCPVETVRELERSARGAKAAVYAGRGHGFAHRPESLEDDGDAEDAFAMMKSWFHDHLLA